A genome region from Gossypium hirsutum isolate 1008001.06 chromosome A04, Gossypium_hirsutum_v2.1, whole genome shotgun sequence includes the following:
- the LOC121228031 gene encoding probable disease resistance protein At1g52660 — translation MEDIELQLKAELLRPLGKIPKKEVENWLKDVKEMIREAQEVENKVSNGRYLRRACNGKLVDEKTQEMQKFLDKAPNASEGLSIDGPSGGLPLPTSELVGEEAVRNEIWACLIQEEVSKIGVWGMGGVGKTTIMKHIHNDLLKQQRFERVIWVTISKEFNVIKYKIILQVRWSRRNI, via the coding sequence ATGGAAGATATAGAGCTGCAATTGAAAGCAGAGCTTCTTCGTCCTCTGGGGAAGATACCGAAGAAGGAAGTTGAAAATTGGTTGAAAGATGTGAAAGAGATGATTAGGGAAGCACAAGAAGTTGAAAACAAAGTCAGTAACGGGAGATATCTCCGTCGTGCTTGCAACGGGAAGCTGGTTGATGAAAAGACTCAAGAAATGCAGAAGTTTCTTGATAAAGCTCCTAATGCCTCTGAAGGTCTTTCCATAGATGGTCCAAGTGGTGGGTTGCCGCTGCCAACATCAGAACTAGTTGGAGAGGAAGCTGTCAGAAATGAGATTTGGGCATGTTTGATACAGGAGGAGGTGAGCAAGATTGGGGTTTGGGGGATGGGCGGTGTGGGTAAAACCACTATCATGAAGCACATCCACAATGATCTTTTGAAACAACAAAGATTTGAAAGGGTAATCTGGGTTACCATATCAAAGGAGTTCAATGTAATAAAGTACAAGATAATATTGCAAGTGCGTTGGAGTCGAAGGAATATTTAG